TTGATGTGTTAATTATTTCGAAAAGCGTAAGCGGCTTAGACATTTTAGTCGGTGATTTCGGAAAAATACCAGCTAAGTCGATAATGTACACGATAAAGTATAAAACAGCGATGATTTGCGTGATGAAAATGGCATGAGAATGTGATATCAACAAGAGATAGCACGCGATGAACGACGTAATTCCAAGTAAGATAAGAAACAGATTAAACCCCCAAAATACAACCCCTTTTAATTTTGAAAAATCTCTATTCTCAATCGGTCCTCCCGGAACCAATATCGCCAACAATGTTACATTTAAAAACACTACTAAACTTGCCATGATCATGATGTTCTGCATCGTTATCTCTTCCTCTCATCTATTAGTGTCTCCAGATTAACAGGAAGAAAAGAACGTGTATTGTAAAAAATCAGCATCTATGATCAGGCGTTCATCACTTCTGACCATGCCATACATAACGAAGGGTTAACTCATGTGGCAGTTTCTCTAACTCTTTGACGGTTTTGCCTGCAAATTTCTTGGATGTTTTGATGAGGTGAGACTGATCATAGTAACGATACTGCATATCCTTCCTCAATCCTTCATCCTCAACATGTTTTCTGAACTTCACAATATCTCCATAGACCTTTGGGGTCAGTCCGACATGTTTTTTGAAGAAACGCTCCAACGTACTTACTGAAATACCAAAAAAATTCGCCATACTCACAATGTTCAAGTTTTCATACTCTCGTTCTACATATGTAAGCATTTTCTCTATGCGACCAGTATCCTTTTTATTCAACGCAAATTTTTGTAGCAAATAATGATTGATTGCCGGGATATGTTGCTCCACATCTTTAGATCTCATCATCATTCGGTACAGTTCATCTAGATCAGGGTCCACATCGATAGCCTGTACGATTCGCTCTGTCAATTCGAGGCTGGACACATGAAACAATTGTATAAACCCTAACGGAGTTAATGAAATCCCGATTTGATACAGCTGTTGTCCATATCGAACATGTTTCGCCCTTTTCATTTGACCAATCACAACCGTATTGGGGATCACCATTTCCTGGTCTTCTCCCACCAGCCTATAAGCAGACCCATAATTGAAAATGATATTGATATGCCCCAGCGGCATAATAATATCTTCTCTGTTGTCATCAGCGGGAAAGTCGAAGTCTACGACCCAGATATAGTCCACTATCTTATGCAAGGCATTTATAGGTTCAAAGGTTCGAATCATCGTATGCATCTCCTTACTCACTGGTGGAGGCGAACCGTGGATCAACAAATCCACAATTCGCCGCAGCAAAGTAAGTTGTTTACCTTGATCCGTAGGTTCCTTCGGCTGTGAAGCGCCCAGTGCCTTTCAATGTATAATCAAAGAATTTAAGAATAAGTTCATTCTCCGTTTCTATACAGTAATATGAGTCAATAGCTGCTTTTCCACCCTGCAGCATATTTGCGAGCAGAGGAGAGAAAAGCGGTAAATCGGTGAGGCTTAAATGCTTTGCACCTTGAAAATGAACGGTATATGCTTCCATGAAGTTTTTGTCTGCGGTGTAGTTTGCCGCATAAGTAGAGTTACTTCCAAGCTGTTTCCAAACATCGTCAGAATAAATGTTAAGGATTGGGGTCATGTAAGCTTTGCCACTTGCCGCTAAATTACCAGTCTCATTGTTATAAGCAAGCTCGCTAAAAAACGGGGCATCAATATTGACAACCGCACTTACATCTTTACGATCTCGGCCGATCCAAACGCTTGCCGCGCCGCCCATGGAGTGCCCGAAAACACCTATTTTATCTTTACTGATATGTTGATAAACAGGGGCCGTATCGTTTCGGGATTTTTCAATGATTGTATCAATGACAAAATTCATGTCGTCCGTTCGCAGTTTCATCCATTTTTGAATGAGCCCATAAAACTGCTCCCTTGTGTAAATGCCCTCTTTGTTGGCATTATCGACTTCCATCTTATAATCCGAATTGATTAAGGTAAACGACCCATCGTCTGAAACTGTATAAAAAGAATGATAAGGATGATCAATGGAACATACGACATACCCGTGACTTGCAAGCTCCCTAAAAGTAGAGTCATTGCTTGTCTTAATACCAGAAGCTCCATGTGAGAATACCAAGAGCGGATGTGTTCCATCGGCATTTTCGGGATACCAATATTGTACATTAACAAACCTATTCTTACCGGTATCGGCAAATTCCTCGATGCGGTTTTTGTCTATGTAAGTGTATGTTGCAGTTGCGACTTCATATTGGCCCGTAACTTTTGGCAGTTTATGCTGCGGAAAAACAAGTGCAGGTACAAATACAAGTATCAACAATAATGTCATCATGACTGCTTTTACGACAATACGGGAGGTTTTGTAATCACGGTTACTCGCTTTATTGCGAATAAGGGAAGCCGTTCCGATTACCGCTAGTATGACAAGCAGTGCTGCAAGCAATACCCAGCG
Above is a window of Paenibacillus uliginis N3/975 DNA encoding:
- a CDS encoding helix-turn-helix domain-containing protein; translated protein: MIRTFEPINALHKIVDYIWVVDFDFPADDNREDIIMPLGHINIIFNYGSAYRLVGEDQEMVIPNTVVIGQMKRAKHVRYGQQLYQIGISLTPLGFIQLFHVSSLELTERIVQAIDVDPDLDELYRMMMRSKDVEQHIPAINHYLLQKFALNKKDTGRIEKMLTYVEREYENLNIVSMANFFGISVSTLERFFKKHVGLTPKVYGDIVKFRKHVEDEGLRKDMQYRYYDQSHLIKTSKKFAGKTVKELEKLPHELTLRYVWHGQK
- a CDS encoding alpha/beta hydrolase family protein, whose translation is MGTILFFIALIFEIAFTVYCIVTKQNHLKFRNWVRIVAFAAFVILVFSSVIVWSFRWVLLAALLVILAVIGTASLIRNKASNRDYKTSRIVVKAVMMTLLLILVFVPALVFPQHKLPKVTGQYEVATATYTYIDKNRIEEFADTGKNRFVNVQYWYPENADGTHPLLVFSHGASGIKTSNDSTFRELASHGYVVCSIDHPYHSFYTVSDDGSFTLINSDYKMEVDNANKEGIYTREQFYGLIQKWMKLRTDDMNFVIDTIIEKSRNDTAPVYQHISKDKIGVFGHSMGGAASVWIGRDRKDVSAVVNIDAPFFSELAYNNETGNLAASGKAYMTPILNIYSDDVWKQLGSNSTYAANYTADKNFMEAYTVHFQGAKHLSLTDLPLFSPLLANMLQGGKAAIDSYYCIETENELILKFFDYTLKGTGRFTAEGTYGSR